The Electrophorus electricus isolate fEleEle1 chromosome 19, fEleEle1.pri, whole genome shotgun sequence genome has a segment encoding these proteins:
- the man2b2 gene encoding epididymis-specific alpha-mannosidase, with protein sequence MNRLTLCLWLLRVAVSVKFPTEQIQTFVIPHSHMDVGWVYTVEESMHAYASNVYSTVVEELSRVKNRTFIAVEQEFFRLWWGTVASQWHKDQVRQLMQEGRLEFIIGGQVMHDEAVTDVDDAILQLTEGHGFLYETFGVRPRFSWHVDPFGASATTPVLFTLAGFDAHLISRIDYDLKDDMQKKKKLQFVWRGSPSLGKTHEIFTHTMDQYSYCTPSFLPFSNRSGFYWNGVAVFPDPPKDGVYPNMSLPVTKDTVEPYAQTMVTNIKQRAQWFRTSHVLWPWGCDKQFYNASVQFTNMDILMNYINKHGEEFGVTVQYATLKDYFKAIHQSNLTWEVRGSHDFLPYSTELFQAWTGFYASRNVLKGVARRASSLLHAAESLFVQYRIGYPDGPVQKELALDKLKALRWAVSEVQHHDAITGTESPKVADMYMEHLTQGMIGVEELLAAMFHLPQKPGIFSANYSSNPDNTDSSQDVEQHIIVYNPLAWNTTTYINISVKFPVALVFDDNGIAVPAQIQPSATSSNDYDLFIVVDLAGLQYRKYLIQFPQSKCNKSSSYGLTHVARVVTFKRRHVSEWKKTGRKLLPVLNECYKLLFDQETNLLHSITHRLEKNLVRIHQDFWEYEANGEVHAGPISDNYIFTANGFAIPAYKSVAMEIIPGKIISEIRQYFYREESDSNYTYSVVTRVPVGFKDKLLCQRLDQSYWVGPLVVNREAVFRTTTSLNNNRTVYTDNNGYQMMKRQYKQYINNTVSRNYYPMVRGAYIEDDSSRLILLSERAHGVASLNQGQIEVMLHRRLWNNQEWNRGYNLTLNDSSVVRPILWMMLGSPAAVASLFQQGALCLQHRPVVLPIDKPQKPWSQRESWSRSVILPQNLHMQLLSIPGWSYLPKHSEHLQKLSSGGGKGSEADFDRVLLRIAHLYEEGEDPVLSRPITINLKEVMQGIGEVKAVKERSLTGTWDISELQRWSWKTESSKKADNTSSFKGMKKDLIVTVLPKEIRTFFIYFK encoded by the exons ATGAATCGTTTAACTCTATGTCTTTGGTTGCTACGTGTGGCAGTTTCTGTGAAATTTCCCACCGAACAAATTCAAACATTCGTCATCCCTCATAGTCATATGGACGTCGGTTGGGTGTACACTGTAGAG GAGAGCATGCACGCCTATGCAAGCAACGTGTATTCCACCGTTGTTGAGGAGCTGTCACGAGTGAAGAATCGCACATTCATCGCAGTTGAACAGGAGTTCTTCCGTCTTTGGTGGGGAACTGTAGCATCACAGTGGCACAAGGATCAG GTACGGCAGCTGATGCAGGAGGGGCGTCTGGAGTTTATCATTGGAGGTCAGGTGATGCATGATGAAGCGGTGACAGATGTTGACGACGCCATTCTTCAGCTGACAG AGGGACATGGCTTTTTGTATGAAACGTTTGGCGTTAGGCCTCGTTTCTCCTGGCATGTCGATCCGTTTGGTGCCTCTGCCACCACTCCTGTCCTCTTCACTCTGGCTGGGTTTGATGCACACCTGATCTCTCGCATTGACTATGACCTCAAAGATGACATGCAGAAGAAAAAg AAATTACAGTTTGTGTGGAGGGGATCACCATCTTTGGGGAAGACCCACGAGATTTTTACACACACTATGGATCAATATAGTTACTGCACACCATCCTTCCTCCCCTTTTCAAACAG GTCAGGGTTTTATTGGAATGGAGTTGCTGTTTTTCCTGACCCCCCTAAAGATGGAGTATACCCCAATATGAGCCTTCCAGTGACTAAGGACACTGTAGAGCCCTATGCCCAGACTATGGTGACCAACATCAAACAGAGAGCCCAGTGGTTCCGAACCAGCCATGTTCTCTGGCCTTGG GGTTGTGACAAGCAGTTCTACAATGCTTCAGTGCAGTTTACAAATATGGACATATTAATGAACTACATCAACAAGCATGGTGAGGAGTTTGGAGTGACAGTTCAGTATGCCACTCTAAAAGACTACTTCAAAGCCATTCACCAATCAAATCTGACCTGGGAGGTGAGAGGTAGCCATGACTTCCTTCCTTATTCCACTG AATTATTCCAGGCATGGACAGGTTTCTATGCCTCCAGGAATGTTCTCAAAGGAGTTGCAAGAAGAGCTAGTTCCCTTCTCCATGCTGCAGAATCTTTATTTGTTCAGTACCGGATCGGGTACCCAGACGGCCCTGTCCAGAAGGAATTGGCCCTGGACAAGCTTAAGGCCCTCAGATGGGCTGTGTCTGAG GTTCAACATCATGATGCCATCACAGGTACAGAATCACCCAAAGTGGCTGACATGTACATGGAGCACCTCACACAAGGTATGATAGGAGTGGAAGAACTCTTGGCAGCCATGTTTCATCTTCCTCAGAAACCTGGCATTTTTAGTGCCAACTACAGCTCCAACCCAGATAACACAG ATTCATCGCAGGATGTTGAGCAGCACATCATTGTGTACAACCCCCTTGCTTGGAACACTACAACATACATCAATATTTCTGTAAAATTTCCAGTGGCACTTGTGTTTGATGATAATGGAATAGCAGTTCCTGCTCAG ATTCAGCCATCAGCAACCTCATCGAATGATTATGACCTTTTCATTGTGGTTGACCTGGCGGGACTTCAGTACAGAAAATACCTCATTCAGTTTCCACAGTCAAAGTGTAACAAGTCGTCCAGCTACGGGCTGACTCATGTCGCCAGGGTGGTAACTTTTAAGAGACGGCACGTTAGCGAATGGAAGAAGACTGGTAGAAAGCTCCTGCCAGTGCTAAATGAGTGCTACAAACTGCTATTTGACCAGGAGACTAACCTGCTACACAGTATTACACACAG gCTTGAAAAGAATTTGGTCAGGATTCACCAAGATTTCTGGGAGTATGAAGCCAACGGAGAAGTCCATGCTGGGCCAATTTCAGACAACTATATCTTCACAGCCAATGGCTTTGCTATTCCTGCTTATaaatctgttgccatggagataaTACCAGGGAAAATAATCTCTGAGATCCGTCAGTATTTCTACAG ggAAGAATCTGATAGTAACTACACATATTCTGTGGTCACGCGAGTTCCAGTGGGTTTCAAAGACAAGTTACTCTGCCAGAGACTAGATCAGAGCTATTGGGTAGGGCCCCTAGTGGTGAATAGAGAAGCTGTATTCAGAACCACCACAAGTTTAAACAACAACAGGACAGTGTACACGGACAATAATGGCTACCAGATGATGAAGAGGCAGTACAAGCAgtatataaacaacacagtgtCTCGA aaTTACTACCCAATGGTGCGAGGAGCCTATATTGAAGATGACTCCAGCAGACTGATTCTTCTCAGTGAGAGAGCACATGGAGTGGCTAGTCTTAACCAGGGCCAAATAGAG GTGATGCTTCATAGGCGGCTGTGGAACAACCAGGAATGGAATAGGGGGTATAATCTCACCCTCAATGACTCCTCTGTGGTGCGGCCAATTCTGTGGATGATGCTGGGCTCTCCTGCTGCTGTGGCATCGCTTTTTCAGCAGGGGGCACTCTGCTTGCAGCACCGACCTGTTGTCTTGCCCATAGACAAAccac AGAAGCCatggagtcagagagagagttggagtaGATCTGTGATTTTGCCTCAGAATCTCCACATGCAGCTTCTCAGTATTCCTGGGTGGAGTTACCTCCCCAAGCACAGTGAGCACCTCCAGAAACTCAGCTCAG GGGGAGGAAAAGGGTCTGAAGCAGACTTTGACCGGGTCCTCTTGAGGATTGCTCACTTGTATGAGGAAGGAGAAGATCCTGTCCTGTCCAGACCAATAACCATCAATCTAAAG GAGGTCATGCAGGGAATAGGGGAAGTGAAGGCAGTGAAGGAACGCTCCCTCACAGGAACCTGGGATATCTCAGAACTCCAGAGGTGGAGCTGGAAGACTGAGAGTAGCAAGAAAGCAG ATAACACCAGTTCTTTCAAAGGCATGAAGAAAGACTTAATTGTGACAGTATTACCTAAGGAGATCAGAACcttcttcatttatttcaaatag